The genomic stretch ATTCTTTTTCTTCAAACAAACGAGCCACTTCAATGATTACTTCTGTTGCTTTAACCATACTTTCTAATGCAACATATTCAAATTTACCGTGGAAGTTCTCTCCTCCACCAAAAATATTAGGTGTTGGTAGTCCTTTGTAGGAAAGTTGAGCGCCGTCTGTTCCGCCACGAATTGGGCTGATTTTCGGTTCAATGTCTAGATTTCTCATCGCCGCGCTGACGATATCCACAATTTCTTTTACTGGTTCGATTTTTTCGCGCATATTGTAATATTGATCGTTCAGTTTTAATTCTACCGATCCTTCGCCGTATTTTTCTTCTAACTCTTTGGCGATACTAGCAATATGTGTTTTTCTTTCCACAAATTTCAAATGATCGAAATCGCGGATAATATAGTAGGCTTTGGCTTGCTCTACATCACCGTTTAAGGAAATTAAATGATAAAACCCTTCGTAACCTTCTGTGTACTCAGGCGCTTCGTCTTTTGGAATGTGTGCATTGAATTCCATTGCCATTTTGACAGCATTAACCATTTTGTTTTTTGCTGTACCAGGGTGAACACTATTACCATTAAAAGTGATTTTGGCACCTGCAGCGTTAAAACTTTCATATTCTAGTTCTCCAAGTGGGCCCCCGTCCATTGTATAAGCATATTTTGCGCCAAATGCTTCTACATCAAAACGTTCTGGTCCTCGGCCAATTTCTTCATCTGGTGTGAAAGCAACACGAATTTTACCGTGTTTGATTTCGGGATGGTTAATTAAATGGTTCATTGCCACCATAATTTCGGTAATGCCCGCTTTATCGTCTGCACCGAGTAGCGTTGTTCCATCTGTTGTAATCAGTGTTTTCCCTTTATAATCAGCTAGTTCTGGAAATTGTTTTGGTGAAAGTACCACGTTTAAGTCTTTGTTTAGAACGATATCTTTACCATCATAATTTTCGTGG from Listeria monocytogenes ATCC 19117 encodes the following:
- the pepT gene encoding peptidase T, which encodes MKEELLKRFTKYVKVDTQSNEESTACPTTPGQMELANILVTELKEIGMQEVTVDEFGYVMATLPSNTTKEVPVIGFLAHLDTATDLTGKNVQPQVHENYDGKDIVLNKDLNVVLSPKQFPELADYKGKTLITTDGTTLLGADDKAGITEIMVAMNHLINHPEIKHGKIRVAFTPDEEIGRGPERFDVEAFGAKYAYTMDGGPLGELEYESFNAAGAKITFNGNSVHPGTAKNKMVNAVKMAMEFNAHIPKDEAPEYTEGYEGFYHLISLNGDVEQAKAYYIIRDFDHLKFVERKTHIASIAKELEEKYGEGSVELKLNDQYYNMREKIEPVKEIVDIVSAAMRNLDIEPKISPIRGGTDGAQLSYKGLPTPNIFGGGENFHGKFEYVALESMVKATEVIIEVARLFEEKE